A window of Bdellovibrio svalbardensis contains these coding sequences:
- a CDS encoding Ppx/GppA phosphatase family protein codes for MSRRVSAIDIGSNAIRMMVADLSETAPFLHIDKKFRAPVRLGHDVFTSGSIGHDVMEVAKATFRRFAETNQKMQVQKCRAVATSACREAKNRQDFVKAIKEVSGIEIEIIDGTEEGRLIHLAVRKEVDLDGKKTMLIDIGGGSVEVTFSQGPKMIATKSFPMGTVRVLENLAKRKMNESHLNIIMGEFLAELGEHIYQNVDHDPVDFAIGTGGNLECLGQLKVQLLKRTPSTFITLAELTEIIDRLRALSIRDRIEKLGLRTDRADVIVPAAVLVQTIMRQAETEKIVIPAVGLRDGLIWSMF; via the coding sequence GTGTCACGCCGAGTATCAGCTATCGACATTGGATCCAATGCCATCCGCATGATGGTCGCTGATCTTTCAGAGACAGCTCCTTTTCTGCATATTGATAAGAAGTTTCGCGCCCCCGTTCGCTTAGGTCATGATGTGTTCACTTCGGGATCCATTGGCCACGATGTGATGGAAGTCGCCAAGGCCACCTTCCGCCGCTTTGCCGAGACCAATCAAAAAATGCAGGTGCAAAAGTGCCGTGCCGTTGCCACCAGTGCTTGCCGTGAGGCGAAGAATCGCCAAGATTTTGTCAAAGCGATCAAGGAAGTTTCAGGCATTGAAATTGAGATTATCGATGGCACTGAAGAAGGCCGTTTAATTCATCTTGCCGTTCGCAAAGAAGTGGATCTTGATGGCAAAAAGACGATGCTCATAGATATTGGTGGTGGCAGCGTTGAAGTGACTTTTTCTCAAGGGCCAAAAATGATCGCTACAAAGTCCTTTCCTATGGGGACCGTGCGTGTTCTGGAAAATCTTGCGAAACGAAAAATGAACGAAAGCCATTTGAATATCATCATGGGCGAATTTCTGGCGGAACTGGGCGAGCATATTTACCAGAACGTCGATCACGACCCGGTCGACTTCGCCATTGGCACCGGCGGTAATTTGGAATGCCTCGGGCAACTGAAGGTGCAACTTCTGAAGCGCACACCCAGCACATTCATAACTTTGGCAGAGCTGACTGAAATTATTGATCGTCTTCGCGCGCTTTCAATTCGTGATCGTATTGAAAAATTAGGCCTTCGCACCGACCGCGCCGACGTTATTGTCCCGGCCGCCGTCCTAGTACAAACCATCATGCGCCAGGCAGAAACCGAGAAAATCGTCATTCCTGCTGTAGGTCTTCGCGATGGCCTAATCTGGTCGATGTTTTAA
- a CDS encoding CpaF family protein codes for MKLDYGPLTSLLSDSTISEIMVNSPEQIFVEHKGVLVETGVRFIDERALWDFVFAVLHVDGKDKSQASSFDGTLPDGSRYNIVVPPMTPKFPCITIRKFQSKRFTLQDLVQNKSLNDKAAHFLSQAVKAKMNILVSGGTGSGKTSFLQALTFEIPSEERIVTIEDVAELKIQQKNWVQLLSVQQGTHPVSTRECVVSSLRMRPDRILVGECRQQETFDMLQAMNTGHEGSMTTLHANSPQECLTRLENLLYMSKFELPLKALRAQIANSVNFIVQVKRLTSGQRVVTEIMEISGMEGDVITRAPVFSLDNKGELVPVGYVPRSIKTFQARGFTFPESFFDPTKAFRRAS; via the coding sequence ATGAAACTGGATTATGGCCCGCTGACATCGCTCCTTTCTGATTCGACAATTTCTGAGATCATGGTGAATTCACCTGAACAGATTTTCGTTGAACATAAAGGCGTCCTTGTTGAAACAGGAGTTCGCTTTATTGATGAGCGCGCCCTGTGGGATTTCGTATTCGCTGTTTTACATGTGGATGGCAAAGATAAATCTCAAGCCAGTTCCTTTGATGGAACGCTACCGGATGGCAGCCGTTACAATATCGTTGTGCCACCGATGACTCCGAAGTTTCCCTGCATCACCATTCGCAAATTTCAAAGCAAACGTTTTACTCTTCAAGATTTAGTACAAAACAAATCTTTGAACGATAAAGCCGCCCATTTCCTTTCGCAAGCGGTGAAAGCCAAGATGAACATCTTGGTTTCCGGTGGAACAGGATCCGGCAAGACATCCTTCTTGCAAGCGTTGACCTTTGAAATTCCAAGTGAAGAACGAATTGTTACGATCGAAGATGTGGCTGAACTGAAAATTCAGCAAAAAAACTGGGTGCAACTGCTGTCTGTACAACAGGGCACTCACCCCGTGAGCACTCGTGAATGCGTTGTCAGCTCATTGCGCATGCGTCCCGATCGAATCCTGGTCGGTGAATGTCGCCAACAAGAGACCTTCGATATGCTCCAAGCGATGAACACCGGACATGAGGGCTCTATGACGACCCTCCACGCCAACTCTCCTCAGGAGTGTTTGACTCGCTTGGAAAATCTTTTGTACATGTCAAAATTCGAACTGCCTCTTAAGGCTTTGCGCGCACAAATCGCAAACTCTGTGAATTTCATTGTCCAGGTGAAACGCCTGACCTCTGGCCAAAGAGTGGTCACTGAAATCATGGAAATCTCTGGCATGGAAGGGGATGTGATCACCCGCGCTCCTGTTTTTTCTTTGGATAACAAAGGGGAACTGGTTCCGGTGGGGTATGTTCCACGCAGCATTAAGACCTTCCAGGCCCGCGGCTTCACCTTCCCTGAAAGCTTCTTTGATCCTACAAAAGCCTTCCGTCGCGCATCTTAA
- a CDS encoding TIGR02147 family protein has product MSQDIDIFRYIHYREYLKACLPAKGDGRGGRSRLAQILGCQPGYISLVLSGKSDFSPEHGMQIADYFHLNIEERDFLLLLIHKDRAGSVNLRTHYEIQIKTIQKEKMEIKSRIATTHALSNEEQLQYYESWFFTALHMCTLVPQLRSISAMSTYLNIPKDRVKTALTILMKIGLVTQERGSFVSTQKRIHLGEKGLALKKHHTNWRLQAINSLDHSTDDDLHYSSVMSISKEAAMQIKQILLKSIQDSEPVIKGAKDEGVFALVIDLFEAGQK; this is encoded by the coding sequence ATGTCACAAGATATTGATATTTTTAGATATATTCATTATCGCGAGTATTTAAAGGCCTGCCTACCTGCTAAAGGCGATGGCCGCGGGGGACGAAGCCGACTCGCCCAGATCTTGGGGTGCCAACCAGGATATATCTCCCTAGTGCTTTCAGGGAAATCTGATTTCAGCCCTGAGCATGGGATGCAGATCGCAGACTATTTTCACCTTAATATTGAGGAAAGGGATTTTCTTCTTCTGCTAATTCATAAAGATCGAGCGGGCTCTGTAAATCTAAGAACGCACTATGAAATACAGATTAAGACAATTCAAAAAGAGAAAATGGAAATCAAGTCTCGCATAGCGACCACGCATGCGCTGAGTAACGAGGAACAGCTTCAATACTATGAAAGCTGGTTCTTCACCGCTCTACATATGTGTACCCTTGTTCCCCAACTGAGAAGCATTTCAGCCATGTCGACCTACTTAAATATTCCCAAAGATCGTGTGAAAACAGCTTTGACGATCTTGATGAAGATCGGTCTTGTGACGCAAGAAAGAGGTTCCTTCGTTAGTACACAAAAGCGAATACATCTTGGCGAAAAAGGTTTGGCGCTTAAAAAACATCATACTAATTGGCGCCTTCAGGCGATCAATTCATTAGATCATTCGACAGATGATGATCTTCATTATTCGTCGGTGATGAGTATTTCCAAAGAAGCTGCAATGCAGATCAAACAGATCCTGCTTAAATCCATCCAAGATTCGGAACCAGTTATAAAAGGGGCCAAGGACGAGGGTGTCTTTGCCCTAGTCATTGATCTTTTTGAAGCGGGTCAGAAGTAA
- a CDS encoding PilZ domain-containing protein, with translation MTSLARYHGRSPRYILDTEDESLVRVAGPKQIPWEEGTEIKNVSLTGLAFTAPDDLCPLLGEVIKIQFSPPGAKQMACYGIVTRLENITEARTLVGVHFYKMEMAQRIVLAQGLARRFKEAQERGQIDDMLNRPSSKISLANLPQLVMMSLLAFIWSATIYSLFHLQYEGLYKLLLKTF, from the coding sequence ATGACAAGTCTCGCTCGTTATCACGGCCGCTCTCCAAGATACATTCTCGACACTGAGGACGAAAGCCTCGTGCGTGTTGCGGGACCGAAGCAAATCCCATGGGAAGAAGGAACTGAAATCAAAAACGTCTCTTTGACGGGCCTTGCTTTCACCGCTCCCGATGATCTGTGTCCCCTTCTGGGCGAAGTCATTAAAATCCAATTCTCTCCTCCTGGCGCAAAGCAAATGGCGTGCTATGGCATCGTCACTCGCCTGGAGAATATCACCGAAGCGCGCACCCTGGTCGGTGTGCATTTTTATAAAATGGAAATGGCGCAAAGAATTGTTCTCGCGCAAGGCTTGGCGAGACGCTTCAAAGAAGCACAAGAGCGCGGGCAGATCGACGACATGCTCAATCGCCCCTCTTCCAAAATCAGCCTGGCGAACTTGCCACAGCTTGTGATGATGAGCCTTCTGGCTTTCATCTGGAGCGCGACCATCTATTCACTGTTCCATTTGCAGTATGAAGGTCTTTACAAATTGTTGCTCAAAACTTTCTAA
- a CDS encoding LysR family transcriptional regulator, producing MEQLDLNQIRTFVRIVQAGSFTKAAEILHQPKSRVSRRLAALEKELGVQLIYRTTRQFQLTDSGRIYFERCKGLIEGLENLTAEMSEATSDVSGVIKLTASDDMGAVKLPIILDEFMRLYPRVRFEVLLSQAYVDLVKESIDVALRIGRLKDSSLKVKKVTVLRNIFVATPGFLERYRNADEFSELAKLPYLSLGSNNQVSPVRTNDGKKITLKMNSIFSCNNPALVVGMALSGRGLAYVPEFLVLEHIKNGRLVHVHKNLHSEEVPISFVMPEQKEVPLKVKKFVEFASKRLKEMFNEA from the coding sequence ATGGAACAATTAGATTTAAACCAAATTCGTACCTTTGTGAGAATAGTCCAAGCAGGAAGCTTCACCAAAGCAGCGGAGATTCTGCATCAACCCAAGTCTCGCGTCAGCCGACGCCTGGCAGCTCTTGAGAAAGAGCTGGGAGTGCAGCTCATCTATCGCACGACGAGACAATTTCAGCTGACTGACAGTGGCCGGATCTATTTTGAGCGTTGTAAGGGTTTGATCGAGGGACTGGAAAATCTCACCGCCGAAATGAGTGAAGCGACTTCGGATGTCTCGGGAGTGATTAAGCTAACAGCTTCCGACGATATGGGGGCGGTAAAACTGCCGATTATTTTGGATGAGTTCATGCGCCTTTACCCGCGAGTGCGCTTTGAGGTTTTACTTTCTCAGGCCTATGTCGATCTGGTGAAAGAATCCATTGATGTGGCTCTAAGAATCGGTCGTCTTAAAGACAGTTCCTTGAAAGTAAAAAAGGTGACCGTGTTGCGAAACATCTTCGTGGCAACTCCAGGTTTCTTAGAGCGCTATCGCAATGCGGATGAGTTTTCTGAGTTGGCCAAACTGCCTTATCTTTCTTTGGGTTCCAACAATCAAGTGAGCCCCGTCAGAACCAATGATGGGAAGAAGATCACTTTAAAAATGAATTCTATCTTTTCGTGCAACAATCCGGCCTTGGTGGTCGGCATGGCTTTGAGCGGAAGAGGCTTGGCTTATGTGCCAGAGTTTTTAGTTCTTGAGCACATAAAAAACGGAAGGCTGGTGCATGTTCATAAAAATTTGCACAGTGAGGAAGTTCCCATTAGCTTTGTGATGCCGGAACAAAAAGAGGTGCCGTTGAAAGTAAAGAAGTTCGTGGAATTTGCTTCAAAGCGACTGAAGGAAATGTTCAACGAAGCTTAG
- the thiL gene encoding thiamine-phosphate kinase: MQNTPKEWNRIDRIKSLVQRHNPQTVVPLGDDAFVFKNFPGLSVIAQDMMVEDVHFSLSYTTAADLGHKILAVNLSDLAAMGATAHFGMVSLALPKELKSSSKNNDGTLTETWLDEFYLAMTALADKFSVEIVGGDLCGSPKSVVVDLSAYGSCEKPLTRAGAKSGDLLLSSGPLGLSHTGLLALQKNMSELFPESVLRHKRPMPRLDLVEHLQLHADKVHALMDCSDGLINDTLILTRGELGFNVFGDRLPIHAETVEMATSLNQSPLELALWGGEDYQLLMAIAPEDLPSFPGWHVVGQFTDSKDFYLLQGDLKAKITSFKGWSHF; encoded by the coding sequence ATGCAAAATACCCCGAAAGAATGGAATCGCATTGATAGGATCAAATCTCTCGTCCAGCGTCATAATCCGCAGACGGTGGTTCCTTTGGGAGACGATGCCTTTGTGTTCAAAAACTTTCCAGGACTCTCTGTTATCGCTCAAGATATGATGGTCGAAGATGTGCACTTTTCGCTCTCATATACGACTGCGGCAGATCTTGGACACAAAATTCTGGCGGTGAACTTAAGCGACCTTGCCGCGATGGGAGCGACTGCCCATTTCGGGATGGTTTCCTTAGCACTGCCCAAAGAGCTCAAGTCGTCGTCCAAAAACAACGATGGAACGTTAACAGAAACATGGCTTGACGAATTCTACCTAGCCATGACAGCACTGGCCGACAAGTTCTCTGTGGAAATTGTCGGTGGCGATCTTTGTGGGTCTCCGAAAAGTGTTGTGGTCGATCTCAGTGCCTATGGTTCTTGCGAAAAGCCCCTCACTCGGGCTGGCGCAAAATCAGGCGATCTTTTACTCTCGAGTGGTCCATTGGGACTTTCCCACACCGGGCTGTTGGCTTTGCAAAAAAATATGTCTGAATTGTTTCCAGAAAGTGTTCTTAGGCACAAGCGACCGATGCCACGACTTGATTTAGTCGAGCATCTCCAGCTTCATGCTGATAAAGTCCATGCTCTGATGGATTGCAGCGATGGTTTGATCAATGACACTTTGATTCTCACTCGCGGAGAACTTGGATTTAATGTTTTTGGCGATCGCCTGCCAATCCATGCGGAAACTGTAGAAATGGCTACTTCCCTTAATCAAAGCCCCCTCGAATTGGCTTTGTGGGGCGGCGAAGATTATCAGCTCCTGATGGCCATTGCACCTGAAGATCTTCCCTCATTCCCCGGCTGGCATGTCGTTGGTCAGTTCACCGACAGCAAAGATTTCTATCTTCTTCAAGGTGACTTGAAAGCCAAAATCACCTCCTTCAAAGGATGGAGCCATTTCTAG
- the ppk1 gene encoding polyphosphate kinase 1, with amino-acid sequence MVTPKAPTGPKRTSKKKTNRKPKIVEHPLSSESLFTSRETGWLNFNRRVLAEAEDARNPLLERLKFLSISGSNLDEFFMKRVGGLKRHVAYGISPKSADGKTPLMQLQEVRQSVIPMLLDQANCFNKTLKPALEKESIFLLSWKDLSEKEKEHVKKYYNKNVFPVLTPLSVDPGHPFPFISNLSVSLGVTLTYPNSDEKLFARIKVPKVLPQWIRTDPEGAAFRFVSLQEVIKENLADLFPQMQVVGAMVFRLTRNADSDQDQEDAEDLLEAIEEELRQRRFAEVVRLEHGPKPDQWMLKFLMEELELTEDDIYELPGELDYADLSVISDINLPKLKFEPYTPVVTPAFMEEGVGIFNALKMGDQLVHHPFESFSASVEKFIRIASDDPKVLAIKMTLYRTGDNSPFIRSLIRAAEQGKQVVCLVELKARFDEERNIYWATELENAGVHVVYGVVGLKTHAKTSLVVRQEQDGLRCYAHIGTGNYNVTTSRFYTDLGILTAREEVTNDIVEFFHYLTGRSLKNNYQHLLIAPVNMFNRFKAMIEREAEHAVAGRPAHIIAKFNNFEENDLGVALYAASQKGTEIDMIVRGFCAIRPGVPGLSEKLRVTSIIGRFLEHSRIFYFRNGAQDPVDGEFFLGSADWMYRNLHARVEAIVPVLDRSLKEKCWEIIQLYMKEQRQAWVMNSDGTYTKKASNDVGIHQVLMQSAKSRVTVNEDSESHLE; translated from the coding sequence TTGGTCACACCGAAGGCGCCCACTGGGCCGAAAAGAACGTCAAAAAAGAAAACAAATCGCAAGCCCAAGATAGTGGAACACCCTCTGTCATCTGAAAGTCTTTTCACCAGTCGTGAAACGGGATGGCTTAACTTCAATCGTCGTGTCTTGGCGGAAGCTGAGGATGCGCGCAATCCTTTGCTTGAACGTTTAAAGTTCTTAAGTATTTCAGGATCTAACTTGGATGAATTTTTCATGAAGCGCGTGGGTGGCCTCAAACGTCACGTTGCTTATGGAATTTCACCGAAGTCTGCTGATGGCAAAACACCTCTGATGCAGCTGCAAGAGGTTCGTCAGTCCGTCATTCCCATGCTCTTGGATCAAGCTAACTGCTTTAATAAAACATTGAAGCCCGCTTTGGAGAAAGAAAGTATCTTCCTTCTTTCCTGGAAAGATTTGTCTGAAAAAGAAAAAGAACATGTTAAAAAATACTACAACAAGAATGTCTTTCCGGTTCTGACTCCGTTGTCAGTGGATCCTGGGCATCCATTTCCATTTATCTCGAACTTGTCAGTTTCTTTAGGGGTGACCCTAACTTACCCAAACAGCGATGAAAAACTTTTTGCGCGCATCAAAGTGCCGAAAGTTCTTCCCCAGTGGATTCGTACGGATCCGGAGGGTGCGGCCTTCCGCTTCGTGAGTTTGCAGGAAGTTATCAAAGAGAACTTGGCGGATCTTTTTCCGCAAATGCAAGTTGTCGGAGCCATGGTTTTCCGTCTGACCAGAAATGCCGACTCGGATCAGGATCAAGAGGATGCGGAAGATTTACTCGAAGCGATCGAAGAAGAACTTCGTCAACGTCGTTTTGCGGAAGTTGTTCGTCTTGAGCATGGGCCCAAGCCAGATCAATGGATGCTCAAGTTTTTGATGGAAGAGTTGGAACTGACCGAGGACGATATCTATGAACTTCCGGGGGAGTTGGATTATGCTGACCTTTCGGTCATTTCAGACATCAATCTTCCGAAGCTCAAGTTTGAACCTTACACGCCAGTAGTGACTCCGGCCTTTATGGAGGAGGGCGTTGGTATTTTCAACGCCTTGAAGATGGGCGATCAGCTTGTGCATCATCCTTTTGAGAGCTTTTCGGCTTCTGTCGAAAAATTCATTCGTATTGCCAGTGATGACCCGAAGGTACTTGCGATCAAGATGACTTTGTATCGTACCGGTGACAACAGCCCCTTCATTCGTTCGTTGATTCGCGCCGCAGAACAAGGCAAACAAGTCGTGTGCCTGGTGGAACTCAAGGCGCGCTTTGACGAGGAAAGAAATATCTATTGGGCCACAGAGCTTGAGAATGCCGGAGTTCACGTTGTTTATGGCGTTGTCGGTTTGAAAACTCACGCTAAGACGTCGTTAGTGGTTCGCCAGGAGCAAGATGGCTTGCGCTGTTATGCTCATATTGGAACGGGAAATTATAATGTCACGACTTCCAGATTCTATACTGACCTGGGAATCCTGACAGCCCGGGAAGAGGTCACGAATGATATCGTCGAATTCTTCCATTATCTCACGGGACGTTCTTTAAAGAACAACTATCAGCATCTTTTGATTGCGCCGGTGAATATGTTCAACCGTTTCAAGGCAATGATTGAACGGGAAGCCGAGCATGCGGTGGCGGGAAGACCTGCCCACATTATTGCGAAGTTTAACAACTTTGAAGAAAATGACCTGGGTGTCGCCCTGTATGCGGCCTCGCAAAAAGGAACTGAGATTGACATGATTGTCAGAGGCTTCTGCGCCATTCGCCCAGGAGTTCCTGGGTTGAGTGAGAAGTTGCGTGTGACATCCATTATTGGCCGCTTCTTAGAGCACTCGCGGATTTTCTATTTCCGCAATGGTGCTCAAGATCCTGTCGATGGGGAGTTCTTCTTGGGTTCTGCAGATTGGATGTACCGAAATCTGCATGCGCGCGTGGAGGCGATCGTTCCGGTTTTGGATCGTTCACTTAAAGAGAAATGTTGGGAAATCATTCAGCTTTATATGAAAGAACAACGCCAGGCTTGGGTGATGAATTCAGATGGGACTTATACGAAGAAAGCTTCGAATGATGTCGGCATCCATCAGGTACTTATGCAGTCGGCGAAAAGCCGCGTGACGGTCAACGAAGATTCTGAATCGCATTTGGAATAG
- a CDS encoding sensor histidine kinase produces MSRFVRFPWRLYWKFFVTQVVAFNLVHLAIISIIDLRYQVRAFVYNEALLNFFVISIFVSVFTAYRFARPIHKVILKTLRISNKRAYGELFDLQDDDLLDDEADDIVELEVALNKIHKKMKRRKAQFLQAQEESQAFMSAVAEGLVSVSLDEKILYSNSQFAAQFLTGLQLKQEHLRLKDAIRDPDVIEGFEKTIREGKGHRFTVKLSTLLDNQPRYFAVSVNPIRNEKTKVIYGVVGIFHDITEMKKAEQIRIDFVGNASHELRTPLTSIKGYVDTLIEDVKTGQIQQAGKFLDIVSRNIDRLMDLVNDLLSISTMESTNSELKLEQINPLQISEHVVAELAVLAAEKNIAIRVIGEVPPFTADARKVEQVLRNLVSNAVKYIPNGKTVQIRWEKDPKNNILLRVIDDGQGIPAEHLDRLFERFYRIDKGRTRDSGGTGLGLAIVKHIMQSHGGSVTVKSIEGQGSEFICTFPIR; encoded by the coding sequence ATGAGTCGATTTGTTAGATTCCCTTGGCGTTTATATTGGAAATTCTTTGTCACTCAGGTTGTAGCTTTTAATTTAGTTCACCTGGCGATCATCTCAATTATTGATCTGCGCTATCAAGTCAGAGCCTTCGTTTACAACGAAGCTCTTTTGAATTTCTTCGTTATTAGCATTTTTGTTTCAGTTTTTACGGCTTACCGCTTTGCACGGCCTATTCATAAAGTGATTTTAAAAACTTTGCGCATTTCCAATAAGCGCGCCTATGGTGAGCTGTTTGATCTGCAGGATGATGACCTGTTAGACGATGAAGCCGACGACATTGTAGAGCTGGAAGTTGCCCTTAATAAGATTCATAAAAAGATGAAACGACGTAAGGCGCAGTTCCTGCAAGCTCAAGAAGAGTCACAAGCTTTCATGAGTGCCGTCGCCGAGGGGCTGGTCAGTGTCAGCCTTGATGAAAAGATTCTGTATTCGAATTCCCAGTTCGCAGCACAATTTCTGACTGGCTTGCAGTTGAAACAAGAACATTTGCGTTTAAAAGACGCGATCCGTGATCCCGATGTGATCGAAGGTTTTGAAAAAACCATCCGTGAAGGCAAAGGTCATCGCTTCACCGTGAAATTGTCAACCTTGTTGGATAATCAACCTCGTTACTTCGCCGTTTCAGTGAATCCGATCCGCAATGAAAAAACCAAGGTCATTTACGGGGTCGTCGGTATTTTCCATGACATCACGGAGATGAAAAAGGCTGAGCAAATCCGCATCGATTTCGTCGGCAACGCCTCTCATGAATTGCGTACACCTTTGACCTCCATCAAAGGTTATGTCGATACTCTCATTGAGGACGTGAAGACCGGGCAAATCCAACAAGCTGGAAAATTTCTGGATATCGTTTCAAGAAACATTGATCGTCTGATGGATCTTGTAAATGATTTGTTGAGCATCAGCACGATGGAGTCCACGAACTCCGAGCTGAAGTTGGAGCAGATCAATCCACTGCAAATTTCCGAGCATGTCGTGGCTGAGCTGGCAGTTCTTGCCGCAGAAAAAAATATTGCGATCCGCGTGATTGGCGAAGTGCCGCCATTTACTGCCGACGCCAGAAAAGTTGAACAAGTTCTAAGAAATTTGGTCTCCAACGCAGTCAAATACATCCCGAACGGAAAGACCGTCCAAATCCGCTGGGAAAAAGATCCAAAAAACAATATTCTCTTAAGAGTGATCGACGACGGCCAAGGCATTCCAGCCGAACATTTGGACCGTCTTTTTGAACGATTCTATAGAATCGACAAAGGCCGCACCCGCGACAGCGGAGGCACCGGTCTGGGCTTAGCCATCGTTAAGCACATCATGCAAAGCCATGGCGGCAGTGTCACAGTAAAAAGCATTGAAGGCCAAGGCAGCGAATTTATCTGCACATTCCCGATTAGATAG
- a CDS encoding response regulator transcription factor: protein MADQSVHVLVVEDEQEIRELMALHLLRQGFRVTECTSAEEALNEMAKNNFQLFVLDWMLPGLSGVDIVEKIKAINRKSPVLMVTAKTEPQDIVMGLEKGADDFLSKPFNPAVFIARVKALVRRAEVGLATAGKPDDEVLVAGLRVNFKSYDISYNNEALHLTPSEFKLLGALVQNLGVVLTREQLIENIQGEGINVVGRTIDTHVFGLRKKLGEWGDRIETIRGVGYRVKMDSV, encoded by the coding sequence TTGGCTGACCAGTCAGTTCATGTGTTAGTGGTGGAAGACGAACAAGAGATTCGTGAGTTAATGGCTCTGCATTTGTTGCGACAAGGGTTTCGAGTCACAGAATGTACTTCCGCTGAAGAAGCGCTGAACGAAATGGCTAAGAACAATTTCCAATTGTTCGTCCTTGATTGGATGCTCCCAGGTTTAAGCGGCGTTGATATCGTCGAAAAAATCAAAGCTATAAATCGAAAATCCCCGGTTCTGATGGTCACAGCAAAAACCGAACCTCAGGACATTGTTATGGGGCTGGAAAAAGGCGCTGATGATTTTCTTTCGAAGCCCTTTAATCCCGCAGTCTTTATCGCCCGAGTGAAGGCTTTGGTTCGCAGAGCCGAAGTCGGTCTCGCGACGGCCGGCAAGCCGGATGATGAAGTTTTGGTGGCAGGATTGCGCGTGAACTTTAAGTCTTACGATATTTCTTATAATAATGAAGCTCTTCACCTGACTCCTTCTGAATTTAAATTGCTGGGCGCATTGGTGCAAAATCTCGGTGTTGTTCTGACTCGTGAGCAATTGATTGAGAATATTCAAGGCGAGGGCATTAATGTTGTTGGCCGCACCATCGACACCCATGTTTTCGGATTACGCAAGAAGTTAGGCGAGTGGGGTGACCGTATTGAGACTATCCGCGGGGTGGGTTATAGGGTTAAGATGGACTCTGTATGA
- the phoU gene encoding phosphate signaling complex protein PhoU yields MERAIDTQLEDLKKMILLMGGHVEKSLSQVTTALLTKDLAMFDEVHAIEKRINEDHIRVDNVCMNILAKQGPVAKDLRLILSVIKINNDLERMGDQTVNISYSGKDYLGRKPIQAQLSDIQKMSEIAGRMVKGSLDCFVRGDVDEAKQILLMDDEIDALKSKVFKDATAHMKIHSDDVEAALDLILIARNLERLGDHATNIAEDVIFAYTGKDVRHGGKFG; encoded by the coding sequence ATGGAACGTGCCATCGACACTCAACTTGAAGATCTAAAGAAGATGATTCTGCTTATGGGTGGTCACGTCGAAAAATCCTTGTCCCAGGTGACAACGGCTCTTTTGACAAAAGATCTCGCGATGTTTGATGAAGTTCATGCTATTGAAAAGCGTATTAATGAAGACCACATTCGCGTGGACAACGTGTGCATGAACATCTTGGCAAAACAAGGCCCGGTGGCAAAAGATCTTCGTTTGATCTTGTCAGTGATTAAGATCAATAACGATCTTGAGCGTATGGGCGATCAGACCGTGAATATTTCTTACTCTGGTAAAGACTATCTGGGGCGCAAGCCGATCCAAGCGCAATTGAGTGACATTCAGAAGATGTCAGAGATTGCCGGTCGTATGGTCAAGGGTTCTTTGGACTGCTTCGTTCGCGGTGATGTTGATGAGGCAAAACAAATCCTGTTAATGGATGACGAAATCGATGCTTTGAAAAGCAAAGTTTTTAAAGATGCGACCGCTCATATGAAGATTCATTCAGATGACGTTGAAGCAGCTCTTGATTTGATTTTAATTGCTAGAAATTTAGAACGTCTTGGTGATCACGCTACGAATATTGCGGAAGATGTGATCTTTGCCTATACCGGCAAAGACGTTCGTCACGGGGGTAAATTTGGCTGA
- the sixA gene encoding phosphohistidine phosphatase SixA, producing the protein MELIIIRHAVAEEREDFAKKGQEDQLRPLTLKGRKRMQKVAVKLRDYVKNFDVIVTSPFTRARQTAEIMSQIYFETKVIEVPELVPQSPPQALLKWLRTQGRNYKRIAIVGHEPHLSTFASYLLTGKPESFIDLKKGGIIALELESFAQAEIGTAQLLFSIPPKFLAD; encoded by the coding sequence GTGGAACTCATCATCATTCGTCATGCTGTCGCAGAAGAACGCGAAGACTTTGCCAAAAAGGGCCAAGAGGACCAGCTTCGTCCTTTAACTTTGAAGGGGCGAAAGCGCATGCAGAAAGTCGCTGTGAAGCTTCGCGACTATGTGAAGAACTTTGATGTGATTGTGACGAGTCCCTTTACCAGAGCGCGCCAGACGGCTGAGATCATGTCACAAATCTATTTTGAAACCAAAGTGATTGAGGTGCCAGAGTTGGTGCCGCAAAGTCCTCCGCAGGCCCTGTTGAAATGGTTGCGCACACAAGGACGCAATTACAAACGAATTGCGATTGTTGGGCATGAGCCCCATCTGAGCACCTTTGCGAGCTATCTTTTGACGGGCAAGCCTGAAAGTTTCATTGATCTGAAAAAAGGCGGAATCATCGCTTTGGAGTTGGAATCGTTTGCTCAGGCCGAGATCGGCACCGCTCAATTGCTGTTTTCAATTCCACCAAAATTTTTAGCAGACTAA